ACAATTTTTCTAGAACCCAAAGATAGACAGATTCTGAAAAGTtgtcaggaaaaaaaagtccttTCAGAGTTGCTACAATATCTCTGGGTGTACATCTCCAAATCGGAGCAGCTCATCATTTCCAAacacataaaggaaaataaattttgtgAACGGTTCAGGGTGGTTAACAATTACAAGACATTGGGGGTAcaggaaattgaaaatatcATACATCAAAAGCAGACTGAAATagatgagaagaaaaaacaaaagaaggaaacgaAACCGACGTCACAACagaagttcttttttataaaatgtgTTTGTGAGTACCTGCACCGAGTGTATGTTCCTCCAAATACGGGTCCCATCAGCACAGGTCGAAACTGCCCTCTGAATGAGACATACTTCGGTGGAGACAAACTCCTCACCTGTATTTATGAGAAACTGAATTCTTGGAATGCCAAacggagcaaaaaaaatgatgaaacaCAGTGCTTCACCTTAGCTGCGATGGATTTACTAAGCTACATTGAAAAACCATCGGAGGTCAACCCAGGAGTTACCATCACCACTGGCACGACTGTAACGCCTCCCCCTCAGAGCGCTGACCcgaattctttccttccgttAGTTCAAAacatttgttcttctttgAAAGCGTCGAAGGAAGAAGACAAGATGTTAAAATGGCACCCACAGCAGGTACAGAGGAAGTGGCTGAAAATTATGTTGAAGTTATTTTATAACGTGCTCTACGATAGTGAGTACAATACCGTGGGAAAACTCTTCcttgaatataaaaatattaaggaCATCCTTAAGGACAAGTCACTAGACTTTTTGTCTCCGCAAGGGGGGGAGGCAGAAGTAGTGGTCGGCGTACAGATAAACACAGTTACAAATGCACACGGGTTGTACAGTGGCATCGAGGAACTGCAGAAGGAAGATCCTTCGCAGCCATTCACCGAAGAAATGTATTTGGAGAGAACGCAGTACGAGGTACACACCGAAGAGGCTCCTTCGAAAAGAACCTCGCGACCAAAAGGTGCAACCACTGATCAGAACAAAACAGATGCAGCCCAGAGTAAACTCCCCACAGATCCGAAAAAAACCGACGCCATTGTGAGCGAATCCCACGTCAGGGAAAACCCCCTCAAACCGATTGCCCCCCATAAAAGAAAACTGGGTGATATATATGCACAGGATTATTCTGAATTCttcaaaaagaggaaattgcaaaatgCATACATCAACATGTACAGGAAGAATCGGAAGAGCATCATCGATTCGCTTCTTAAGAACAATAATATCGCTCAGTACAACGAGAGTGATATTATCAACAGGGTCAAGCAGGTTTTCATAAAGGCTCGACAGATGGCTTCAACAGGGGTAATACACACAAGAGTTTGTGTGCACATCTGTGTGTGTTTACAGATGGAGGGTGTGTCTTTGCGATGTTACACCTACCAGTTTgactccttccttctcctgccCCACTATTACTGcaccttttaaaaaaggggcaaagcCAAAAAAACCGAGAGAACCTTCCACGGGGCTGCATCCATCAATGCGCTTTTATCGCGGatctacaaaaaaaacatgcccCCGTATTTTCACTGCTTATTTCTCCCCTTCTGCAGGATCTTCGCAACCGATGGAAATCTCGCGAGGACGTGAAGAGGATACTCCTACTCTAAGAACCATAGGATGCGTACCCGCAGagggaaaaatgggaagacctgcacccctttttttccatgggGAAGAACAACCCTTTTGCACTTTCAACGGAATAAAGCATTCCCACATAGCCCCCCTTtgcaaaaaggaacatttttctttttctttttttccatcactcAAAATAATAAACTCAACATTCGCGTTTTaaaaggttctttttttttttacataaatgGCTTGTACACAAAagtgattaaaaaaaaaaaaaaaaaaaaaaaaaaaaatacaccatGCAGGTGAAAAACTGACCCGATCGAATTGGACCATTGCGCGTGCGTCTTAAAGGTTAGGTGAGAGTTCGCTACTCCGTGTATTGGAAAAGGAGCACTAATCTGTCGTCGAGTGGAATAATCcacttctttcccctttccggATTAAATTTCATCATTGTATGCGCAAATGGAATCTCCTTACGACTTCTGTGCCTCTTCCTTTTGCTTTCTCAGCCTAATGATGGTTGACTTGGCTGCAACCGCTGCGGGGGTGGTTAAACTCCAGGCTCCTCCGCACACCTTTCTTTTGCATTTCTTGCATTGCCATATGCCTACACAGGTTCTTTTGGTTGCCGTCTGCAATGGATGAAAAGATCAGTGATGGATTAGTCTCAGTTAGGAAACGACACAGAGGgggtacatgtatacactaCACCCCCacaggaggaaggaacaacTCTTTCCATCCCCCGCCTTTTCTCATCATTCCAAATGCCACGCCTTAACAACCTCCACGAagcttttctctttctatcTCTATTCTTACCTTTCCACAGAAGCTGCACATATACTTGGCATGTTGCATAAGTTCTATTTTCTTGATTTGCTTACGGAGGGAAGATCCATACCTCGTTCCGTACTTTCCCGTTAAGCCGACCtaagaggagggaaaaaataaagtatgagcaaaaaaatatatcggGGGTTGGAAAATACGATTGGTACGTTTTAAGGGGGTGGCAATTGCTCCAGTGGATATGGAAGCCCACACTGAAATGGGTGAGATTATTCCTCCACCTGGTACCTTCACAAACAGGTGAGTACAGTGGAAGAGAAGCGTGAAGaattgttgaaaaaaatgatgccctcccccccccattgTCCACCAACAGTACGCCACACAACAACATAATGTAGTTGATCATCACATTGGAGTTGCCACTACCCCACTAACACATAAGAAATGATGTCATGGGAGGCTTCTCCTCGTTACAGAAACCATTTAAGAAGCGCCCATTAATCCTTCTTTCCACTTGCCTACCACATCATGCAAAGAAGTGGGCATACTTCTAATTTGAttgccccccttttctttttttcatattcatgctttctccttttcttacctttttcgttcttcgcgacattttttatattgaaacaaaatggagggttaaaaaatgggaaaaaaattattcttcgcttttttttctttttttttttttaatttcttctatAAATCCAAAttgtggaaaaagaaaagaaaaaaagaatcaacTTAattgtttgatttttttttttttttttattttacttcatttattttatttatttattatttttttttttttttttgcatataaaGGATACACGTATTCACTTTACTTTCATCGCAAACGTTTTGGTTTTCCTATCGCCCAGCGCAACAACTTCTGGTGATTATAAATGCCCAAAATGGAggtggagaagaaaaacggGGATTTTACTGATTCCCCAGCgcgttttaaaaaagaggacTCAATCTCAGCGGGGCGCACCCAAACTTCAACCTTACTGAAAGAATACGCTGACGgggtgagaagaaaaaagggggaaaaaaaaaaaaaaaccacttTACCCTCTCCCAGTCtcggaggggggggggaaaggaaaacgcCCTTTTCTTGCTTTGCCCCGCCAGGATGGGAAAAGTAAATTGCCCCTCCCTTTCTGCTTAGCTTTAATTCAGTGCTTCTGTGcgcactttaaaaaaaaaaaaaaaaaaaggcctgGATATATGGTATGCCCACCGGGGTTGTGCATTTGTACGTACAGATAGAGAGGCATATATGTTTAAAAAGGtgcgaatttaaaaaaaaaaaaaaataaaataacccACTGAGGAAAATAATGGGCAAAGCCCAAATTTCCCGCTCCTCAATAAAATATAGGCGTGGTATATCAACGCGGAGTGCGCACCATTTTCGAAGGCCCCTTCAACTTATCATTACTTTTTATGTAACTTTTTTGCGAAATAATATTGTGATGACTGGAGAGCGTCTCCACATATTATATCAGTTATTCTATGGAGTTATAAAaaaccgttttttttttttttcaatcccCTAGTGGAGATCACCTTGGCTGTTTTTCACCCGCATATCGTTACCACTTGACAAAAattagaaattttttttagcgcaatttccccccctcatTAATGTTCAGCCCAAAGCAACTGTGGCAGTAATAGTCGAAGCAGCGGCAGGATGCACAAGGATGGTGCAACGTCTACTCATGTgctacactttttttttttttttttatttcctttttatgttaaCTCTttcagttggaaaaaaaaaaaaaaaggggcaataAACCGTTGGTCtacgcacatatacacaggTGCTTTTTCACACATGCTACCGTTCACAGCAAGATTTCCATTCACGTTGCGGCAGTTACTCTATATCCCGCTTGCCAGTGGGGAGAGTGACCGCCCAGATATGCAAGGGCACGCCTGcaacaaaaatacatttaattattattcaggggaaacttaaaaaaaaaggcaaaaaaaaaaggaaaaaaaaaaaggcaaaaaaaaaggcaaaaaaaaaaaggaaaaaaaatacacttcCTTAACATCACATATGCATCATCACATTCCTCCAGGCCGGACGATGAAGTCGCgcgtctgttttttttttgtgcgtcCTCACAGAGGTTCTCCCCATGTATTCCTCTGTGTCGCCAACTGCTCCTCTAATTTCTCCATCCGATGGAGAATACAactgtttcttcctttccccatgAGTCACATAGAAGAAAGGGGGATTTATCCGCTACTGAGCAAAAGTTGGAAATGGGCCTCTGGGGGTGGCCAGTCCTGTCCTGCGTCCTCCCGAAAGGCCCGCTGAAAAGATCTACTCACAAAAATTCCCTTAGTATGAACCCACGAAAATGTTATTTATCGGAATGAATACAAGCTTGATAGTGTATCCAATAAATCCCATGATGAGAAAACCAAAAGAGCAGGCATACACAATGTTCGTGTATTCCTTCTTGTTCGGCTTGGTGCACTTCCTTATTAACCTAACACTGTCATGGACGAAAGTTTGTATGCCACTGATGATGCACCCGATGGGGTGGTTTTCATCAACCATAAATTCGGGGAGCTTTCCTTCGAACATGGTGACTGGTGCTATCGATATAAATATGGGCGAGTGGAGATGGTCTGGTCAAACAATGGGTAATCTTCTCGATTATCTCGTCTCTGTAAAAGATGGATGAATGGGAATAAAACAACATGATAAGAGTTCGCAATTGCGCAAATTAAAAGTGGTATATGGGAGGATACACAGCCTGGGACGTGAAGCGCTTTTCCCGAgctgtgtgtttttcctcttttcgtgctttttcttttccaatttttacgATACTTTTATTTCACACTGAGTCAAAGTTGCCTATTTTGCAatcgtgttttttttttttttttcttttcttttatttttcctcttccgatGAGCAATCCTGTTATAacttgttttttccctttatggaaaataaaaaaaaaaataaaataacgatAAATCAGATCATGCAATTTGGGGGAccaaagggtaaaaaaaaaaaaaagaaaggaaataaaaatgtgaattttttttttttcataacaaCTTGTCAACAAATAAGTCCAACCGGGAAACGCGTCGGATGGTCACTTCTGATGAGGTGAACTTGCGAagattgtaaaaaaaaaaaaaaaaaaaaaaaaaaggcaccaAGTGAACGATCGAACGATCGAACAGTCGAACAAACGAgtaaacaaataaacaaataaacgacaaaaaaaaaaaaaaaaaaaaaaaaaaggcaaagggGAACGAAAAGTGATAAAACTGACTGAGGGACGGAAACGTGTTCacgctatttttttcctcctcttcctttaagGCTGTTTTTACGAGCTGCTCATCTCGGGGAAagcaaaacagaaaaaaaaaaaaaaaaaaaaaaaaaaaaaaaaaaattccaataTATGGGTTAAGTGCCACCTTTTCATATGACATTACTATACGTATGCATCGCataagtgtatatatgcCGAGGAGATATGCCAATTGTTGGAAAGGCACAACTgtaaatttcccttttttcacaccttgcaaaaattttatcaaactaagtaaaaaggaaatcacCCTTTTGATGGACTACTTGGAGTTAACCAGAAATTGATCAACcgtacacaaaaaaaaataaataaaaaataaataaatacataaaataataaaataatgaaatgGGTTATAAGAGGGGGCCAACTGGAtggggaaaaagtaaaatttttttttttttttttttttttgttcatatatactTTTAGCTAACTGGCGGGGACTGTACATACAAGTgggcctttttcttttctgtatTGTTATCCCCCGATGTGATGATTTTTCAGCTACCTTTTTGTTGAAGCGAAGTTTGATCGGGTTGTCTTACGGAGCGGTTTACATGCCGCGTATGCTTTTCAGGGTCGCTACACTCTGCGTCATTCCCTATGCGTCTACTTAGGggaggtatatatatatatatcaccaAGTTAACCCAATGTTGTACCAACAGTTTATGTTCCCATCCCCGAATTATCGGGTACACGTAAAAGGGATGAAGTAAAGTTGGCAGAGAAGACAcacccttttttatatatatgtaaacgT
This genomic window from Plasmodium knowlesi strain H genome assembly, chromosome: 4 contains:
- a CDS encoding 60S ribosomal protein L37ae, putative encodes the protein MSRRTKKVGLTGKYGTRYGSSLRKQIKKIELMQHAKYMCSFCGKTATKRTCVGIWQCKKCKRKVCGGAWSLTTPAAVAAKSTIIRLRKQKEEAQKS
- a CDS encoding Sec61-gamma subunit of protein translocation, putative yields the protein MFEGKLPEFMVDENHPIGCIISGIQTFVHDSVRLIRKCTKPNKKEYTNIVYACSFGFLIMGFIGYTIKLVFIPINNIFVGSY